GAACCTGGATCTGGCGGAGCAGGTCAAGGAGGATATCCTGGGTGGGACCGCCGCCCGGCTGTTGAAACTGGACCGTTGAAACCGCCGAGCGTCTAATTTGAAACCCCTGTGTCCGTCCAACCAATGAACGGAGTTCCCATGAAATACCTTGGTCTCATGATGCTGGCCGTGCTCATCGGCGCCGCGCTTGCCGGCCCCGCTCAAGCGGGCGAAACGGTGGAGGTCCTGCTGGTCGACCGCCTCGACGAACCGCGCGGCTTCTGCCTCGACATCCGCGGCCACAAGCAGCGCGCCAGGGTGGACAGGGGGCTCCAGGCCCACAGTTGCTACAGCTATCAGGGGCAGATCGGCGTCGACCAGGGATTCGACACCGACGGCATCAAGGCGGGACGGTTCCACATGCCAGGGTTCGACGTGTGCATGACCGCGGGCGGGTCCAAGGCGGGCGCACGGCTCGGTTTGGCGAAGTGCGACGGATCGGCGCCGCAGGGCTTCTCGCTCGCGGCCAGCGGCGAGATCCTCTCCAAGGGCACGCCGACGCTGTGCGTGACCGTGGCGGGTGGTGAGTCGAGGGAGGGAGGAGGCGGCCGGCCGGTGCATCTCATCCGCGGGTTGACCCTGGAGAACTGTGACGAGGGCCGGGGCAAGTACCAGCGCTGGCGCGTGCGCACCAAGGCCGACTAGCCGCCGGCTTCAGGTGTCTGCCTCTGCGGCGCGTGGGCGGGGACACCGGCCGGCTGCCCCCCCGCCCCTGGATTCCCGCTTCCGCGGGAATGACGATTCAACATTGAGGTTAGTTCAACGCGAACAGCGTCTTCGGATTGTCCGTAACGATCTTCTCGTACTGCGGCTCGGTGATGCTTCCCAACTCCCTGAGGTTCCGCAGCGCCTCGATCTCGGTGGACTGGTCGTTGTGGCCGTAGTCCGTGCCGATGACGATGTTGTCCTCGCCTGAGTACCGGAGGATGTAGTCGACGTCGTCGTCGGTCTGGCAGGAC
The nucleotide sequence above comes from Deltaproteobacteria bacterium. Encoded proteins:
- a CDS encoding ricin-type beta-trefoil lectin domain protein — its product is MKYLGLMMLAVLIGAALAGPAQAGETVEVLLVDRLDEPRGFCLDIRGHKQRARVDRGLQAHSCYSYQGQIGVDQGFDTDGIKAGRFHMPGFDVCMTAGGSKAGARLGLAKCDGSAPQGFSLAASGEILSKGTPTLCVTVAGGESREGGGGRPVHLIRGLTLENCDEGRGKYQRWRVRTKAD